Proteins encoded within one genomic window of Streptomyces sp. NBC_00523:
- a CDS encoding S41 family peptidase gives MTQPSYLRYPHVQGDLIAFTAEDDVWLAPLDGGRAWRVSADNRPVTQPRISPDGTLVAWTSTRDGAPEVHLAPADGGPSRRLTHWGDARTTVRGWTPEGDVLVTSTQGQVSLRRSWARAVPVDGGPARTLPYGPVGSLAYGPGGRVLLLSATMGREAASWKRYRGGTAGKLWIAAEDDPLEFARIHEDLDGNIECPMWVGERIAFLSDHEGTGALYSSLPDGTDLRRHTPVDGFYARQATTDGTRVAYASAGELWLLDGLESGEPRRVELRLGGQRADLQPYPLHADSHLTSASPDRTGRGSAVLSRGAVHWVTHREGPARALAAEPGVRARLPRTFQADGDQHVVWVTDAEGDDALEIAPAAGTAPGATPRRLAAGRLGRVLDLAPAPDGSRFAVAAHDGRVLIVERESGEIHEVDRSENGDASGLAWSPDSAWLAWSHPGPEPLSQLKLAHIADLSVSEATPLRFRDFAPAFTADGKHLAFLSERAFDPIYDAHVFDMAFIGSCRPHLLTLAATTPSPFGPQLHGRPTEKEKGGDGEDNPTALPITRIDLDGLADRIVPLPVEAAVYSSLRTARDGLLWLRHPLTGVLGTSGAGPDARRPDTVLERYDLEKLRCEELSSDVSRFAVSGDGKRLAIVHHGKLSVVPSDTRVPAGDDDHDDAVTVDLSRVRRTLDPAAEWRQMYDEAGRVMRDNFWRPDMGGVDWAGVLDRYRPVLERVATHDDLMDLLWEVQGELGTSHAYVTPPGGWRDDAARQGLLGADLSRAEDGSWRIDRVLPSETSDPAARSPLAAPGVAVRAGDAIVAVDGHPVDPLTGPAPLLTGSAGKPVELTVSPADGGDRRHVVVVPVGDEEALRYHAWVADRRAYVHERSGGRLGYLHVPDMVGGGWAQIHRDLRTEMAREGLVVDVRENRGGHTSQLVVEKLARRIVGWDLPRGMRPASYPGDAPRGPVVAVANEFSGSDGDIVNAAIKALKIGPVVGVRTWGGVVGIDSRYRLVDGTLVTQPKYAFWLEGYGWGVENHGVDPDVEVVMTPRDHAEGRDPQLDEAIRIGLESLEREPAKVAPELPGLAE, from the coding sequence GTGACACAGCCTTCCTACCTCCGGTACCCCCATGTCCAGGGTGACTTGATCGCCTTCACCGCCGAGGACGACGTCTGGCTCGCCCCACTCGACGGCGGCCGGGCGTGGCGGGTCAGCGCAGACAACCGTCCCGTCACCCAGCCGCGCATATCTCCCGACGGCACCCTCGTCGCCTGGACGTCCACCCGCGACGGCGCGCCCGAGGTGCACCTCGCCCCCGCCGACGGCGGGCCCTCCCGGCGGCTCACCCACTGGGGCGACGCCCGCACCACCGTGCGCGGCTGGACCCCCGAAGGCGACGTACTGGTCACCAGCACCCAGGGCCAGGTCTCGCTGCGCCGCAGCTGGGCCCGGGCCGTCCCGGTCGACGGCGGTCCCGCGCGGACCCTCCCGTACGGCCCCGTCGGCTCCCTCGCGTACGGGCCGGGCGGACGCGTCCTGCTGCTCTCGGCCACCATGGGCCGCGAGGCCGCCAGCTGGAAGCGCTACCGGGGCGGCACGGCCGGGAAGCTCTGGATCGCGGCGGAGGACGATCCGCTGGAGTTCGCCCGGATCCACGAGGACCTGGACGGCAACATCGAGTGCCCGATGTGGGTGGGGGAGCGCATCGCGTTCCTCTCCGACCACGAGGGCACCGGCGCCCTCTACTCCTCGCTGCCCGACGGCACCGACCTGCGGCGGCACACCCCCGTCGACGGCTTCTACGCCCGGCAGGCCACCACCGACGGCACCCGGGTCGCCTACGCCTCCGCCGGTGAACTCTGGCTCCTGGACGGCCTGGAGAGCGGCGAGCCCCGCCGCGTCGAGCTCCGGCTCGGCGGCCAGCGCGCCGACCTCCAGCCCTACCCGCTGCACGCCGACAGCCACCTGACCAGCGCCTCGCCCGACCGCACCGGCCGGGGCAGCGCCGTCCTGTCGCGGGGCGCCGTGCACTGGGTCACCCACCGTGAGGGCCCGGCCCGCGCGCTCGCCGCCGAGCCCGGCGTACGGGCCAGGCTGCCGCGCACCTTCCAGGCCGACGGCGACCAGCACGTCGTCTGGGTCACCGACGCCGAGGGTGACGACGCGCTGGAGATCGCCCCCGCCGCCGGCACCGCCCCCGGCGCCACGCCCCGCCGCCTCGCGGCCGGCCGGCTGGGCCGCGTCCTGGACCTCGCCCCCGCCCCCGACGGCAGCCGGTTCGCGGTCGCCGCGCACGACGGGCGCGTCCTGATCGTCGAACGGGAGAGCGGCGAGATCCACGAGGTGGACCGCAGCGAGAACGGCGACGCCTCCGGCCTCGCCTGGTCGCCCGACTCCGCCTGGCTCGCCTGGTCGCACCCCGGCCCCGAGCCGCTCAGCCAGCTCAAGCTGGCCCACATCGCCGACCTGTCGGTCTCCGAGGCGACGCCCCTGCGGTTCCGGGACTTCGCACCCGCCTTCACCGCCGACGGAAAGCACCTGGCCTTCCTCTCCGAGCGCGCCTTCGACCCGATCTACGACGCCCACGTCTTCGACATGGCGTTCATCGGCTCCTGCCGGCCGCACCTGCTCACCCTCGCGGCGACCACGCCCTCCCCGTTCGGACCGCAGCTGCACGGACGGCCCACGGAGAAGGAGAAGGGCGGCGACGGCGAGGACAACCCCACCGCGCTCCCCATCACCCGCATCGACCTGGACGGCCTCGCCGACCGGATCGTGCCCCTTCCCGTCGAGGCCGCCGTCTACTCCTCGCTCCGCACCGCGCGGGACGGGCTGCTCTGGCTGCGCCACCCGCTCACCGGGGTCCTCGGCACCAGCGGGGCCGGTCCGGACGCCCGCCGTCCGGACACCGTCCTGGAGCGCTACGACCTGGAGAAGCTGCGCTGCGAGGAGCTGTCCTCGGACGTCAGCCGTTTCGCGGTCAGCGGTGACGGGAAGCGGCTGGCGATCGTCCACCACGGCAAGCTGTCCGTGGTCCCCTCCGACACCCGGGTGCCCGCGGGCGACGACGACCACGACGACGCCGTGACCGTCGACCTCTCCCGCGTCCGCCGCACCCTCGACCCGGCCGCCGAGTGGCGCCAGATGTACGACGAGGCCGGGCGTGTCATGCGGGACAACTTCTGGCGCCCCGACATGGGCGGCGTCGACTGGGCCGGGGTCCTCGACCGCTACCGCCCGGTCCTGGAGCGCGTCGCGACCCACGACGACCTCATGGACCTGCTCTGGGAGGTCCAGGGCGAGCTGGGCACCTCGCACGCCTACGTCACCCCGCCCGGCGGGTGGCGCGACGACGCGGCCCGGCAGGGGCTGCTCGGGGCGGACCTCTCCAGGGCGGAGGACGGCAGCTGGCGCATCGACCGCGTGCTGCCCTCCGAGACCTCGGACCCGGCCGCCCGCTCGCCGCTCGCCGCGCCGGGCGTCGCGGTCCGGGCCGGGGACGCGATCGTGGCCGTCGACGGACACCCGGTCGATCCGCTGACCGGGCCCGCGCCGCTGCTCACCGGCTCGGCCGGCAAGCCCGTCGAGCTGACGGTCTCCCCGGCCGACGGGGGCGACCGGCGCCACGTCGTCGTCGTGCCCGTCGGCGACGAGGAGGCCCTGCGCTACCACGCGTGGGTCGCCGACCGGAGGGCGTACGTGCACGAGCGGTCCGGGGGGCGCCTCGGCTACCTGCACGTCCCGGACATGGTCGGCGGCGGCTGGGCCCAGATCCACCGCGACCTGCGCACCGAGATGGCGCGCGAGGGGCTGGTCGTGGACGTCCGGGAGAACCGGGGCGGCCACACCTCGCAGCTCGTGGTCGAGAAGCTCGCCCGCCGCATCGTCGGCTGGGACCTGCCGCGCGGCATGCGCCCCGCGAGCTACCCGGGCGACGCGCCGCGCGGGCCGGTGGTCGCCGTCGCGAACGAGTTCTCCGGGTCGGACGGCGACATCGTGAACGCGGCGATCAAGGCGCTGAAGATCGGGCCCGTGGTCGGGGTGCGCACCTGGGGCGGCGTGGTCGGCATCGACAGCCGGTACCGGCTGGTCGACGGGACACTGGTCACGCAGCCGAAGTACGCGTTCTGGCTGGAGGGGTACGGGTGGGGCGTCGAGAACCACGGCGTGGACCCGGACGTGGAGGTCGTGATGACGCCCCGGGACCACGCGGAGGGGCGTGACCCTCAGCTGGACGAGGCGATCCGGATCGGGCTGGAGTCGCTGGAGCGGGAGCCGGCGAAGGTGGCACCGGAGCTGCCGGGTCTCGCGGAGTGA
- a CDS encoding 16S rRNA (uracil(1498)-N(3))-methyltransferase, with protein MTAPVFVVGHLPDAPEFVLDGPEGRHAVSVKRLRTGEEVVLTDGRGRWAQGVVRAAEGKDRLVVGDLAPVHEEPRPALRITVVQALPKGDRGEVAVETMTETGVDAVVPWQAARCITQWKGDRGLKSLAKWRATAREAGKQSRRVLFPDVADLATTKQVAGLLAGADFAAVLHEDRDHPSEALATVALPDEGEIVLVVGPEGGVSPDELTAFAAAGAHTCRLGPSVLRTSTAGTAATALLLGRTGRWS; from the coding sequence GTGACGGCACCCGTCTTCGTCGTCGGACACCTGCCGGACGCACCCGAGTTCGTCCTCGACGGACCCGAGGGACGCCACGCCGTCTCCGTGAAGCGCCTGCGCACCGGCGAGGAGGTCGTCCTCACGGACGGCCGCGGCCGGTGGGCCCAGGGCGTCGTGCGCGCCGCCGAGGGCAAGGACCGGCTGGTCGTCGGCGACCTGGCCCCGGTCCACGAGGAGCCGCGCCCCGCGCTGCGGATCACCGTCGTCCAGGCTCTGCCCAAGGGGGACCGGGGCGAGGTCGCCGTGGAGACGATGACGGAGACCGGTGTCGACGCGGTCGTCCCCTGGCAGGCGGCGCGCTGCATCACCCAGTGGAAGGGCGACCGCGGCCTCAAGTCCCTGGCCAAATGGCGCGCCACGGCCCGGGAGGCCGGAAAGCAGTCGCGCCGGGTGCTCTTCCCGGACGTGGCGGACCTGGCCACCACCAAGCAGGTCGCGGGCCTCCTCGCCGGGGCGGACTTCGCGGCCGTCCTGCACGAGGACCGCGACCACCCGAGCGAAGCGCTGGCCACCGTCGCCCTGCCCGACGAGGGCGAGATCGTGCTGGTCGTCGGCCCCGAGGGCGGTGTGTCGCCGGACGAGCTGACCGCGTTCGCCGCCGCGGGCGCCCACACCTGCCGCCTCGGCCCCTCGGTCCTGCGCACCTCGACGGCGGGCACCGCGGCGACGGCGCTGCTCCTGGGGCGCACGGGGCGCTGGTCGTAA
- a CDS encoding nitronate monooxygenase: MPSALTALCRYPLVQAPMAGGPSCPQLAAAVSEAGALGFLAAGYKTADALRDEIQQVRALTGQPFGVNLFMPQCEPADPAALEDYRHRLADEVGRYETGLGDPDVPGDDGYEDKLAVLLEAPVPVVSFTFGCPSRDTLDAFAAAGTYTVVTVTSPEEAQAAEWAGADAVCAQGTEAGGHRSTFHDDPATEDGGTGLLSLVAQVRETVQIPVVAAGGLMRGAQIAAVLAAGADAAQLGTAFLACPESGAHVLHKQALTNPLFVRTTLTRAFSGRPARGLVNRFVREHGPYAPAAYPQVHHMTSVLRKAAARVGDAQGMALWAGQGHRMARELPAGRLVRLLAEELDAARTAVSTRSAQ; this comes from the coding sequence ATGCCCTCCGCGCTGACCGCTCTCTGCCGGTATCCCCTCGTGCAGGCCCCCATGGCCGGCGGTCCGTCCTGCCCGCAGCTCGCCGCCGCCGTCTCCGAGGCCGGTGCGCTGGGCTTCCTGGCCGCCGGATACAAGACGGCGGACGCCCTGCGCGACGAGATCCAGCAGGTGCGCGCCCTGACCGGGCAGCCCTTCGGCGTCAACCTCTTCATGCCGCAGTGCGAACCGGCGGACCCCGCCGCGCTGGAGGACTACCGCCACCGGCTCGCGGACGAGGTGGGCCGTTACGAGACCGGGCTCGGCGACCCGGACGTCCCCGGCGACGACGGTTACGAGGACAAGCTCGCCGTCCTCCTCGAAGCCCCGGTCCCGGTCGTCTCCTTCACCTTCGGCTGCCCCTCGCGCGACACGCTCGACGCGTTCGCGGCCGCCGGTACGTACACCGTCGTCACGGTCACCTCGCCGGAGGAGGCCCAGGCCGCCGAGTGGGCCGGGGCCGACGCCGTCTGCGCCCAGGGCACCGAGGCGGGCGGCCACCGCTCCACGTTCCACGACGACCCGGCGACCGAGGACGGCGGCACCGGGCTGCTGAGCCTGGTCGCCCAGGTCCGCGAGACCGTGCAGATACCGGTCGTCGCCGCGGGCGGCCTGATGCGCGGCGCCCAGATCGCCGCCGTCCTCGCGGCGGGCGCCGACGCCGCCCAGCTCGGCACCGCCTTCCTGGCCTGCCCGGAGTCCGGCGCCCACGTCCTGCACAAACAGGCCCTGACCAACCCGCTGTTCGTCCGGACCACCCTGACCAGGGCCTTCTCCGGGCGCCCGGCACGCGGCCTGGTCAACCGCTTCGTGCGCGAGCACGGCCCGTACGCCCCCGCCGCCTACCCCCAGGTCCACCACATGACCTCCGTGCTGCGCAAGGCCGCCGCCCGCGTCGGGGACGCCCAGGGCATGGCGCTGTGGGCCGGGCAGGGCCACCGCATGGCCCGCGAGCTGCCCGCCGGACGGCTGGTCCGGCTGCTCGCCGAGGAACTGGACGCCGCACGGACGGCAGTGAGCACAAGGAGCGCACAGTGA
- the dnaJ gene encoding molecular chaperone DnaJ — translation MATDYYAVLGVRRDASQDEIKKAFRRLARELHPDVNPDPKTQERFKEINAAYEVLSDAQKKQVYDLGGDPLSQSGGAGAGGFGQGGFGNFSDIMDAFFGTSSQRGPRSRTRRGQDAMIRLEIDLAEAAFGTTKDIQVDTAVVCTTCSGEGAAPGTSAQTCDMCRGRGEVSQVTRSFLGQVMTSRPCPQCQGFGTVVPTPCPECAGDGRIRSRRTLTVKIPAGVDNGTRIQLAGEGEVGPGGGPAGDLYVEIHELPHAVFQRRGDDLHCTVTIPMTAAALGTKVPLETLDGLEEVDIRPGTQSGQSVPLHGRGITHLRGGGRGDLIVHVEVTTPVKLDPEQERLLRELSKLRGEERPTGQFQPGQQGLFSRLKDAFNGR, via the coding sequence GTGGCCACGGACTACTACGCCGTACTCGGCGTGCGCCGCGACGCTTCCCAGGACGAGATCAAGAAGGCATTCCGGAGGCTCGCCCGCGAGCTGCACCCGGACGTCAACCCCGATCCGAAGACCCAGGAGCGGTTCAAGGAGATCAACGCCGCTTACGAGGTCCTGTCGGACGCGCAGAAGAAGCAGGTCTACGACCTCGGCGGAGACCCGCTCTCGCAGTCCGGCGGCGCCGGTGCGGGCGGCTTCGGCCAGGGCGGCTTCGGCAACTTCTCCGACATCATGGACGCGTTCTTCGGCACGTCGTCGCAGCGCGGGCCCCGCTCGCGCACCCGGCGCGGCCAGGACGCCATGATCCGGCTGGAGATCGACCTCGCCGAGGCGGCCTTCGGCACCACCAAGGACATCCAGGTCGACACCGCCGTCGTCTGCACCACGTGCAGCGGCGAGGGCGCGGCCCCGGGCACCTCGGCGCAGACCTGCGACATGTGCCGCGGCCGCGGTGAGGTCTCCCAGGTCACCCGGTCCTTCCTCGGCCAGGTCATGACCTCCCGCCCCTGCCCCCAGTGCCAGGGCTTCGGTACGGTCGTGCCGACCCCGTGCCCGGAGTGCGCCGGTGACGGCCGCATCCGCTCGCGGCGCACGCTGACCGTGAAGATCCCCGCCGGTGTCGACAACGGCACCCGCATCCAGCTCGCGGGCGAGGGCGAGGTCGGCCCCGGCGGCGGCCCCGCCGGAGACCTCTACGTCGAGATCCACGAGCTGCCGCACGCGGTGTTCCAGCGCCGCGGCGACGACCTGCACTGCACGGTCACCATCCCCATGACGGCGGCGGCCCTCGGCACCAAGGTGCCGCTGGAGACGCTGGACGGCCTGGAGGAGGTCGACATCCGGCCGGGCACCCAGTCCGGCCAGTCGGTCCCGCTGCACGGGCGCGGCATCACCCACCTGCGGGGCGGCGGACGCGGCGACCTGATCGTGCACGTCGAGGTGACCACTCCGGTCAAGCTCGACCCCGAGCAGGAACGCCTGCTGCGCGAACTGTCCAAGCTGCGTGGCGAGGAGCGGCCCACCGGTCAGTTCCAGCCGGGCCAGCAGGGCCTGTTCTCCCGCCTGAAGGACGCCTTCAACGGCCGCTGA
- the hrcA gene encoding heat-inducible transcriptional repressor HrcA encodes MLSERRLEVLRAIVQDYVGTEEPVGSKALTERHKLGVSPATVRNDMAVLEEEGFIAQPHTSAGRIPTDKGYRLFVDKLAGVKPLSSPERRAIQNFLDGAVDLDDVVGRTVRLLAQLTRQVAVVQYPSLTRSTVRHVELLSLAPARLMLVLITDTGRVEQRLVDCPAPFGETSLADLRARLNSRVVGRRFADVPQLVQDLPESFESEDRGTVSTVLSILLETLVEETEERLMIGGTSNLTRFGHDFPVMIRPVLEALEEQVVLLKLLGEAKDSGMTVRIGHENAHEGLNSTSVVAVGYGSGDEAVAKLGVVGPTRMDYPGTMGAVRAVARYVGQILAES; translated from the coding sequence ATGCTCAGCGAACGCAGACTCGAAGTGCTGCGCGCGATCGTCCAGGACTACGTCGGGACCGAGGAGCCCGTCGGCTCCAAGGCGCTCACGGAGCGGCACAAGCTGGGGGTCTCCCCGGCGACCGTCCGCAACGACATGGCGGTGCTGGAGGAGGAGGGCTTCATCGCCCAGCCCCACACCAGCGCCGGGCGCATCCCGACGGACAAGGGCTACCGGCTCTTCGTGGACAAGCTGGCGGGCGTCAAGCCCCTCTCCTCGCCCGAGCGCCGCGCCATTCAGAACTTCCTCGACGGCGCGGTCGACCTGGACGACGTCGTGGGCCGCACCGTACGGCTGCTCGCGCAGCTGACCCGGCAGGTCGCCGTCGTGCAGTACCCCTCGCTGACCCGTTCGACGGTGCGGCACGTGGAGCTGCTGTCCCTGGCCCCGGCGCGGCTGATGCTCGTGCTGATCACGGACACCGGACGGGTCGAACAGCGGCTGGTGGACTGCCCGGCGCCGTTCGGCGAGACCTCGCTCGCCGATCTGCGGGCCCGGCTCAACAGCCGGGTGGTGGGGCGCCGGTTCGCCGACGTCCCGCAGCTGGTGCAGGACCTGCCGGAATCCTTCGAGAGCGAGGACCGGGGAACCGTGTCCACCGTCCTCTCGATCCTGCTCGAAACGCTTGTCGAGGAGACGGAGGAGCGGCTGATGATCGGCGGCACCTCCAACCTCACCCGCTTCGGACACGACTTCCCTGTGATGATCCGGCCGGTGCTCGAAGCACTGGAGGAACAGGTCGTGCTGCTGAAGCTGCTCGGCGAGGCCAAGGACTCGGGCATGACCGTACGCATCGGGCACGAGAACGCCCACGAGGGCCTCAACTCCACGTCCGTCGTCGCGGTCGGCTACGGTTCGGGCGACGAGGCAGTCGCCAAACTCGGCGTGGTCGGACCGACCCGCATGGACTACCCCGGAACGATGGGAGCGGTACGCGCAGTGGCACGTTACGTCGGACAGATCCTGGCGGAGTCGTAA
- a CDS encoding MBL fold metallo-hydrolase, protein MDASWEDFGWERLGHGTGRRRLPVWDATALLVAGPDGVLLCDTGASLREGVELRTQAEALLGRRVTHIALSHPHFDHVLGTAAFAGARVYGSEGTAELLRHGAGELYADAVAQGLPEADAAESADVLVAPRHEVRGELTVDLGGGREVVLVNVGAAHSGHDLAVLVPGSPALVFCGDLVEESGEPQAGPDASPARWPAALDRLLELGGDGALYVPGHGAVVDAAFVRAQRAALAGRFGVS, encoded by the coding sequence ATGGATGCCTCTTGGGAAGACTTCGGATGGGAGCGGCTGGGTCACGGAACGGGCCGCCGGCGCCTTCCGGTCTGGGACGCGACGGCCCTGCTGGTGGCCGGTCCGGACGGGGTGCTGCTCTGTGACACCGGTGCGTCACTGCGCGAGGGCGTGGAACTGCGCACCCAGGCCGAGGCGCTGCTCGGCCGGAGGGTGACGCACATCGCACTCAGTCACCCCCACTTCGACCATGTGCTGGGCACGGCCGCGTTCGCCGGGGCCCGGGTGTACGGCTCCGAGGGCACGGCGGAACTGCTGCGTCACGGGGCCGGTGAGCTGTACGCGGACGCGGTGGCCCAAGGCCTGCCCGAGGCGGACGCGGCCGAGTCCGCCGATGTGCTGGTGGCCCCGCGCCACGAGGTGCGCGGGGAGCTGACGGTGGACCTGGGCGGCGGCCGGGAGGTGGTCCTGGTGAACGTGGGCGCGGCGCACAGCGGCCACGACCTGGCAGTGCTGGTCCCGGGCTCCCCCGCGCTGGTGTTCTGCGGGGACCTGGTCGAGGAGTCGGGCGAGCCCCAGGCCGGTCCGGACGCCAGCCCCGCGCGCTGGCCGGCCGCGCTGGACCGGCTGCTGGAGCTGGGCGGGGACGGCGCGTTGTACGTACCGGGGCACGGGGCGGTGGTGGACGCGGCGTTCGTCCGGGCCCAGCGGGCCGCACTGGCTGGGCGGTTCGGCGTGTCGTAG
- a CDS encoding DUF3097 domain-containing protein: MRSYQPDLTPPWKKSAPAPEVPAETDLVVEEAVTGFCGAVIRCEKTAEGPTVTLEDRFGKHRVFPMAPRGFLLEGRVVTLVRPSAGGPARPTRTASGSVAVPGARARVARAGRIYVEGRHDAELVERVWGDDLRIEGVVVEYLEGIDDLPSIVREFAPAPDARLGVLVDHLVPGSKESRIAAQVSDGNVLVVGHPYIDVWEAVKPSSVGIAAWPVVPRGQDWKTGVCRALGWPENTGAAWQRILSSVRSYRDLQPELLGRVEELIDFVTLPD; encoded by the coding sequence ATGCGCAGCTACCAGCCCGATCTGACCCCGCCGTGGAAGAAGTCCGCCCCCGCCCCGGAGGTGCCCGCCGAGACCGATCTGGTCGTGGAGGAGGCGGTCACCGGTTTCTGCGGCGCGGTGATCCGGTGCGAGAAGACCGCCGAGGGGCCGACGGTGACCCTGGAGGACCGGTTCGGCAAGCACCGGGTCTTCCCGATGGCGCCGCGCGGCTTCCTTCTGGAGGGCCGGGTCGTCACGCTGGTGCGCCCGTCGGCCGGGGGGCCGGCGCGGCCCACGCGTACGGCCTCCGGTTCGGTGGCGGTGCCCGGGGCTCGGGCGAGGGTGGCGCGGGCCGGGCGGATCTATGTGGAGGGGCGGCACGACGCGGAGCTGGTCGAGCGGGTCTGGGGCGACGACCTGCGCATCGAGGGCGTGGTCGTGGAGTACCTGGAGGGCATCGACGACCTGCCCTCGATCGTGCGGGAGTTCGCGCCCGCGCCGGACGCCCGCCTCGGCGTGCTGGTCGACCATCTGGTGCCCGGCTCCAAGGAGTCCAGGATCGCGGCCCAGGTGTCGGACGGCAACGTGCTGGTGGTGGGGCACCCGTACATCGACGTGTGGGAGGCCGTGAAGCCCTCGTCGGTGGGGATCGCGGCGTGGCCGGTGGTGCCGCGCGGGCAGGACTGGAAAACGGGCGTGTGCCGGGCTCTGGGCTGGCCGGAGAACACCGGGGCGGCCTGGCAGCGCATCCTGTCCTCGGTCCGCTCCTACCGGGACCTACAGCCCGAACTCCTGGGCCGCGTCGAGGAATTGATTGATTTCGTCACCCTTCCGGACTGA
- the hemW gene encoding radical SAM family heme chaperone HemW, whose translation MGGMPSVLPDGEPVPDDGALPRHALEGAAGRPLGFYLHVPYCATRCGYCDFNTYTATELRGSGGALASRDNYASHLIGEVRQARKVLGDDPRPVRTVFVGGGTPTLLAAADLVRMLAAVRDEFGLADDAEITTEANPESVGPAYLAELRAGGFNRISFGMQSARQHVLKILDRTHTPGRPEACVAEARAAGFEHINLDLIYGTPGESDDDWRASLDAAIGAGPDHVSAYALIVEEGTGLARRIKRGEIPMTDDDAHADRYLMADEAMAAAGYSWYEVSNWARTPEGRCLHNELYWRGADWWGAGPGAHSHVGGVRWWNVKHPGAYAQALAEGRSPGAGREILSAEDRRVERILLELRLVDGCPLSLLAPAGLAAARRAVDDGLLEPGPFADGRAVLTLRGRLLADAVVRDLVD comes from the coding sequence ATGGGCGGTATGCCTTCCGTACTGCCCGATGGTGAACCCGTGCCCGACGACGGGGCGCTGCCCCGCCATGCCCTGGAAGGCGCAGCCGGCCGCCCGCTCGGCTTCTACCTGCACGTGCCGTACTGCGCGACCCGCTGCGGCTACTGCGACTTCAACACCTACACGGCGACCGAGCTGCGCGGCTCCGGCGGTGCGCTGGCCTCCCGCGACAACTACGCGTCCCACCTGATCGGCGAGGTCCGCCAGGCCCGCAAGGTCCTCGGCGACGACCCCCGCCCGGTCCGCACGGTCTTCGTCGGCGGCGGCACCCCGACCCTGCTCGCCGCGGCCGACCTGGTCCGGATGCTGGCGGCGGTCCGCGACGAGTTCGGGCTCGCCGACGACGCCGAGATCACCACCGAGGCCAATCCGGAGTCCGTGGGCCCGGCCTACCTGGCGGAGCTGCGCGCGGGCGGCTTCAACCGGATCTCCTTCGGCATGCAGAGCGCCCGGCAGCACGTCCTGAAGATCCTCGACCGCACCCACACCCCGGGCCGGCCCGAGGCCTGCGTGGCCGAGGCGCGGGCGGCCGGCTTCGAGCACATCAACCTGGACCTGATCTACGGCACCCCCGGCGAGTCCGACGACGACTGGCGCGCGTCCCTGGACGCGGCGATCGGCGCCGGGCCCGACCACGTCTCCGCGTACGCGCTGATCGTGGAGGAGGGCACCGGCCTCGCCCGCCGCATCAAGCGCGGCGAGATCCCGATGACCGACGACGACGCGCACGCCGACCGCTACCTCATGGCGGACGAGGCGATGGCCGCCGCCGGCTACTCCTGGTACGAGGTGTCGAACTGGGCCCGCACGCCCGAGGGCCGCTGCCTGCACAACGAGCTGTACTGGCGGGGCGCCGACTGGTGGGGCGCCGGACCGGGGGCGCACAGCCACGTAGGGGGCGTGCGCTGGTGGAACGTGAAGCACCCGGGGGCGTACGCGCAGGCGCTCGCCGAGGGGCGCTCGCCGGGGGCCGGGCGCGAGATCCTGTCCGCCGAGGACCGCCGCGTCGAGCGCATCCTGCTGGAACTGCGGCTCGTGGACGGCTGCCCGCTCTCCCTGCTCGCCCCGGCCGGCCTCGCGGCGGCCCGCCGGGCGGTGGACGACGGCCTCCTGGAACCGGGACCGTTCGCCGACGGACGGGCCGTGCTGACGCTGCGCGGGCGGCTGCTGGCCGACGCGGTGGTACGCGACCTGGTCGACTGA